A genomic segment from Corythoichthys intestinalis isolate RoL2023-P3 chromosome 2, ASM3026506v1, whole genome shotgun sequence encodes:
- the aaas gene encoding aladin isoform X2, with amino-acid sequence MCSLALFPPPLPPGQTTFCESNNELLTGSNAEELLQQESSPQTLYFPRESLKLHSRTESSSKAAFLDHSETLWMRSAAVWRDSGFTGLLKEITNSYEEVPKWMSVSSGCILALLERFSSFRSSLFPHLTLSSEDMIAEFSQVLNWSDCVVRAFAWHPHTDKFAVALLDDSIKIYNPKSATTPTLKHRLQRNVAAVQWKPLCASGLAVACQNGILVWHVDPCSLSTRPSSGCAQVLSHPGHSPVTSIAWSPNGSLLASASPMDTEMMVWDVAAESCVPLQRVGGGGVSFLSWSTDGSHLLASTPCAVFRVWETRMWTCERWPCDKGRCQSGCWSPDGSRLLFTVQGEPVIYALTFTDTPGLPTGTSKGSRVASVVADLSQTTFNTPDGDVMTVGGEIQSLSWDPRGARLAVLLKGDPQANRPAVIPVFKTRTKPIFELLPCGFVQGALGEEPRLLQFRPNFQQGALLTVCWSTGRITHVPFYFLSGNIGQFGLNGTPTLPRPQEHPTSLANQSLYTELMS; translated from the exons ATGTGCTCTCTTGCTTTATTCCCCCCTCCACTTCCCCCTGGACAGACAACTTTTTGCGAGTCGAACAACGAGCTCCTGACGGGCAGCAACGCGGAGGAGCTTCTGCAGCAG GAGTCAAGTCCTCAGACTTTGTACTTCCCCCGAGAGTCCCTCAAGCTACATAGTCGTACAGAGAGCAGCAGCAAAGCAGCCTTCCTGGACCACTCGGAGACGTTGTGGATGAGGAGTGCAGCAGTTTG GCGGGATAGTGGTTTTACAGGCTTGCTGAAGGAAATCACCAACTCATATGAGGAGG TGCCCAAATGGATGTCTGTGAGTTCTGGCTGCATCCTGGCTTTGCTGGAGAGGTTCTCTTCCTTCCGCAGTTCCTTATTTCCTCACCTCACT TTAAGCAGCGAGGACATGATTGCAGAGTTTTCACAGGTGCTGAATTG GTCAGACTGCGTGGTGCGAGCTTTTGCCTGGCATCCTCATACTGATAAATTTGCTGTTGCCCTGTTAGATGACTCAATTAAGATCTACAATCCCAAAAG TGCTACAACTCCTACCCTAAAGCACCGTCTCCAGCGGAATGTTGCAGCAGTgcagtggaagccactttgtgcATCTGGACTCGCTGTGGCTTGCCAGAATGGTATACTGGTCTGGCATGTGGACCCTTGCTCGTTATCAACCAG GCCTTCATCTGGATGCGCTCAGGTTTTGTCACATCCAGGCCACTCACCAGTCACTTCCATTGCTTGGTCACCAAACGGCTCTCTCCTAGCGTCGGCCTCACCTATGGACACTGAAATGATG GTATGGGATGTAGCAGCAGAGAGCTGTGTGCCTCTCCAGCGTGTCGGAGGTGGAGGGGTCAGCTTTCTCTCCTGGTCCACTGATGGAAGCCATCTTCTTGCCTCAACGCCGTGTGCTGTTTTCAG GGTCTGGGAGACCAGGATGTGGACATGTGAACGTTGGCCATGTGACAAAGGCCGCTGCCAG tCCGGTTGCTGGAGTCCAGATGGGAGTCGACTTCTCTTCACTGTGCAGGGAGAACCTGTTATCTACGCTCTTACCTTCACTGACACACCAG GTCTACCCACGGGCACATCGAAAGGGTCGCGAGTAGCATCAGTGGTGGCGGACTTATCACAGACTACATTTAACACACCAGATGGAGATGTCAT GACTGTTGGCGGAGAGATCCAGTCACTGTCGTGGGACCCAAGAGGAGCAAGACTTGCTGTGCTTCTCAAAG GTGATCCACAAGCAAACAGACCTGCAGTAATTCCTGTGTTTAAAACCAGAACAAAGCCCATTTTTGAACTTTTGCCATG CGGTTTTGTTCAAGGAGCTCTTGGTGAAGAACCAAGACTTTTGCAGTTCCGGCCAAATTTTCAGCAAGGAGCTCTGCTAACTGTG
- the aaas gene encoding aladin isoform X1, whose product MAPYTFLLCSLAFRTMCSLALFPPPLPPGQTTFCESNNELLTGSNAEELLQQESSPQTLYFPRESLKLHSRTESSSKAAFLDHSETLWMRSAAVWRDSGFTGLLKEITNSYEEVPKWMSVSSGCILALLERFSSFRSSLFPHLTLSSEDMIAEFSQVLNWSDCVVRAFAWHPHTDKFAVALLDDSIKIYNPKSATTPTLKHRLQRNVAAVQWKPLCASGLAVACQNGILVWHVDPCSLSTRPSSGCAQVLSHPGHSPVTSIAWSPNGSLLASASPMDTEMMVWDVAAESCVPLQRVGGGGVSFLSWSTDGSHLLASTPCAVFRVWETRMWTCERWPCDKGRCQSGCWSPDGSRLLFTVQGEPVIYALTFTDTPGLPTGTSKGSRVASVVADLSQTTFNTPDGDVMTVGGEIQSLSWDPRGARLAVLLKGDPQANRPAVIPVFKTRTKPIFELLPCGFVQGALGEEPRLLQFRPNFQQGALLTVCWSTGRITHVPFYFLSGNIGQFGLNGTPTLPRPQEHPTSLANQSLYTELMS is encoded by the exons ATGGCtccgtacacctttct GCTTTGTTCCCTGGCCTTCCGAACGATGTGCTCTCTTGCTTTATTCCCCCCTCCACTTCCCCCTGGACAGACAACTTTTTGCGAGTCGAACAACGAGCTCCTGACGGGCAGCAACGCGGAGGAGCTTCTGCAGCAG GAGTCAAGTCCTCAGACTTTGTACTTCCCCCGAGAGTCCCTCAAGCTACATAGTCGTACAGAGAGCAGCAGCAAAGCAGCCTTCCTGGACCACTCGGAGACGTTGTGGATGAGGAGTGCAGCAGTTTG GCGGGATAGTGGTTTTACAGGCTTGCTGAAGGAAATCACCAACTCATATGAGGAGG TGCCCAAATGGATGTCTGTGAGTTCTGGCTGCATCCTGGCTTTGCTGGAGAGGTTCTCTTCCTTCCGCAGTTCCTTATTTCCTCACCTCACT TTAAGCAGCGAGGACATGATTGCAGAGTTTTCACAGGTGCTGAATTG GTCAGACTGCGTGGTGCGAGCTTTTGCCTGGCATCCTCATACTGATAAATTTGCTGTTGCCCTGTTAGATGACTCAATTAAGATCTACAATCCCAAAAG TGCTACAACTCCTACCCTAAAGCACCGTCTCCAGCGGAATGTTGCAGCAGTgcagtggaagccactttgtgcATCTGGACTCGCTGTGGCTTGCCAGAATGGTATACTGGTCTGGCATGTGGACCCTTGCTCGTTATCAACCAG GCCTTCATCTGGATGCGCTCAGGTTTTGTCACATCCAGGCCACTCACCAGTCACTTCCATTGCTTGGTCACCAAACGGCTCTCTCCTAGCGTCGGCCTCACCTATGGACACTGAAATGATG GTATGGGATGTAGCAGCAGAGAGCTGTGTGCCTCTCCAGCGTGTCGGAGGTGGAGGGGTCAGCTTTCTCTCCTGGTCCACTGATGGAAGCCATCTTCTTGCCTCAACGCCGTGTGCTGTTTTCAG GGTCTGGGAGACCAGGATGTGGACATGTGAACGTTGGCCATGTGACAAAGGCCGCTGCCAG tCCGGTTGCTGGAGTCCAGATGGGAGTCGACTTCTCTTCACTGTGCAGGGAGAACCTGTTATCTACGCTCTTACCTTCACTGACACACCAG GTCTACCCACGGGCACATCGAAAGGGTCGCGAGTAGCATCAGTGGTGGCGGACTTATCACAGACTACATTTAACACACCAGATGGAGATGTCAT GACTGTTGGCGGAGAGATCCAGTCACTGTCGTGGGACCCAAGAGGAGCAAGACTTGCTGTGCTTCTCAAAG GTGATCCACAAGCAAACAGACCTGCAGTAATTCCTGTGTTTAAAACCAGAACAAAGCCCATTTTTGAACTTTTGCCATG CGGTTTTGTTCAAGGAGCTCTTGGTGAAGAACCAAGACTTTTGCAGTTCCGGCCAAATTTTCAGCAAGGAGCTCTGCTAACTGTG